The Cicer arietinum cultivar CDC Frontier isolate Library 1 chromosome 1, Cicar.CDCFrontier_v2.0, whole genome shotgun sequence genome contains the following window.
ATATCGTCCCTTGTCATTACAAGCTTACTTGCCTCACCGAACTGTGACAGTTGCTGCCCCAAAATTCCACACATTTAGAAACCCAAAAGATCTCACAATATGAACACGTGAAGTAGCAAAGTAAAGTCATGTTCCATCATCAATTCTCAGtttaacaaaattaagaaaaatgtctaaataatttaacaaattctAGATTCTCTTAATGCAACCTCAATCAATGCCACCTCTTAGACCATAGTTAGGTACATTACAACAACGATAAATTAGTTTACTGTATGATCTGCATAGAATTCAATAAAGATTGTTTCTTGCCGAACATTTGATGTATAATTTTCACATATGACGtgtaaaatataagaaaaaattgtcaaaaattgaaaattcataaatcttgttgaaaaaaaaaagtacattatttgatttttcacTTTTTAGTGACAGATGATGAAAGGATGATGATAATTATAATTGCTCTTGGTCTATTAATGTAATACATGAGTATAACTTTCGTGTGCCATTGTAACTTTCCTTCGCTCTTTTTAGTCCTTTTTACTTGATCTTTTAAGGTacacaataaaaaaatcaatacttGTCAAAAATGAATTAACGTGGCTACAGTTGCTTGCTTGTTACTGTAGTCAAACACATGCTTCAAATGTGGAGCATATGACTAAAGGAAGACAGGGCAACATCATTACTTGGCTAGTCAATGAATAGTTTATGTTAGATATACGTATCATTCATGGTTTTCCACTTTCTTctgcaataattacattcatCTAACCGGAGCTGGCCAATTTTGCAATCAAATAGTATATTCTATAACATATTTTTGCAGACCATGATAACAAGAgttaagtttttctttttgtgtgaagaagtattgtttttttattatattttttttataagtaaaatttacatatataattgtaaaatttcaGACGAAAATGTTCAAtttattaatatcaatattaGTCAATTGAGATTATGATAAATGTTATTACTCTACTTTTTCTCATACTTCCTCGATCTTATATCAGTGTTTCATTTACGATTTACTTGTCTCAAATTACATGtgtttttatattgtcaatgaAGTATTACTTACTTTTTTCTGCTAATATATTACTCActtgtttcaaaataattgactcatcaatatattttaagaaTTGTGTACGattcaaattaaacatttttagtGAGACAAATGGCGtatcaacaacaaataaatcacctaattttttataatttttgttatgaaATTATCTATAtagcaaaatattataaaatgtaaaagagtagagataaaaaaaagtattatatatataatttgatagaACCAAGagaatattaaattatactCTTCAATATGTGTAACTTAAGGATGGTACATGACTCATTTATAGGTTACAAATATCGTAAGTTACATTAATATTAATCATAATATAATATGCCACTagcataatataaataaaaatataattaaaaagtctatgtatttaattctaatttttaattaaatatattaatattttaattattaatatttttgtttatttttatttgaaaaagaaGGTGAATGAATATAAATGATTTAATCATAGAAGTTTAGGAAGATTAGTGGAATATCATATCCACGCcaaatattgataataatatttattttctcttctatttTCTTATCTTCACTTTCTATCCCCCAAATCTAAATCCTCCATAAAATGATTTCGGCCATAAAATAATGAATGAACCAATCAATGATAAATTGAGTGATCTAATGAATGGGACCCAAATGAGTAGCAGACACCAGTTGTATTTAGCAGCAGCAGTGGAAACAAGGGCACAACTTAGTCAACTTCGACGGCCACAGCCCCCAAAGCTGAAATCAAGACATATTATATATACTNNNNNNNNNNNNNNNNNNNNNNNNNNNNNNNNNNNNNNNNNNNNNNNNNNNNNNNNNNNNNNNNNNNNNNNNNNNNNNNNNNNNNNNNNNNNNNNNNNNNNNNNNNNNNNNNNNNNNNNNNNNNNNNNNNNNNNNNNNNNNNNNNNNNNNNNNNNNNNNNNNNNNNNNNNNNNNNNNNNNNNNNNNNNNNNNNNNNNNNNNNNNNNNNNNNNNNNNNNNNNNNNNNNNNNNNNNNNNNNNNNNNNNNNNNNNNNNNNNNNNcctaaacaaatatataattaaaaaatagatatatattatattaaagtcTTAACTGGacttatcaaattttttattattaattttattcatatttcattttaaatgaaataatgtATATCTCAtcttacatattttttattttatttttcttttgaaatgttttttaTGCACGTCAGAGTGCTTAAACAGTTAACCAAACTCAAGTTTTAATTATTCAGTCCAGAACAAAACACGAGTATGACAAAAAGTTGGGcctttatttctttcttttggtTTATGGGGTAAATAGAAAATTAGCTAAAAGACCTTTCTTAGTACATATAATTGGTTCATCATTCCAATCAGGTCTATAGCTAAAAGACTGCATAATTTGCTATGCTTGATTCTTGGAAGTTACTTTGCAATAGTTTTTactcaaaaacaaaatttgtctataaataaatatcattttcaatataaattttttaataatatttttaataattattatatacaattttaaaaatattattatattttgtattaataattatagaaaacacattaataattaaaataaataatttaataaaatattttttatttgtattttttaatatatataaataaaatttaaacacatTTATTGAGAGACGGAATGAATACTTGTTGCGTTATGGTATATTATGTACCATTAGTCCATTActttatctattaaaataacAATGGAGAATCATATACAAATCCACTCACAAGATATATTCATGCTCCCAACAACCAATCAGTCCCATACATAAAATAATCAGGCCCATGCTCGAGTACATTtgtcatataataaaaattttaagataGGTTGAAACAGTAACAAAGTTTAAGTCAAAATAAAGTTTGAGTTTATATTGACTCATTGTACAAAATTGCAgttaagatattttattttaaccttTTCACtctagtatttttttttgtcaaatgaATCATTCATGTTTCTAAACATTTACACAATTGGATCTAATCTCGTATTCAAAGATCagttaaattacaaaatttcaaatgtAATTATTGAAGAATTTGGATTATTATCATCATAAAAACTCTCAaacaacttttaaataaatGGTTTAATACGACCTAATTTAAGTGagacattttataattattaaaattaaatataaatattttttattttaattcataaaaacacataaaaatttataatattatttttgacatGTGAAATAATGATTTccataacaaaatttaaaaaatcattgacAAAAAATGATTGAAAGTGAGACCCAAGAAACCTATATGagtaaacatttaaaaataaatataaaggacaaatttatcaataaaaaacgactaaagtataaaaataaattaaaattttgaagtacacaaaaatttttatctttaaatttgtagtatatttaaatttatcaaaattatataaacattttttattttttaaaagacaatctatttattttgtttgttagtttaaattacaaatatattttcattaaattataagatatttttataaattattcaacaatttcaaaaaatttaactcATGCTTATTGTGTTACTGCGTGtcaaattataattcattttttttatataatatcaattatattttttaatttgtgtaaaattattgaaatcaaatataaacTAGACAAAACAACACCGTCCAATGCCCACGTTGAATCCTTTGACTCCGACACACTATTGATGTTTCCGTGTTTGTCATTTTTGCATGCATGTGATTCATTCAATACTTTTCAACTTTCATCACTCTTATACTAACCCAATATTCTAGTAACCTTCGCCGCCGGCATGCTCGCCGGAGTACTTATCCGACATGGGTCACCGCCACCCATTTTCCTCACTACTCTGTTTTTTCTCTGTCTTTTCACTTTCTCTTACTCAAATGAACTTCAATCTCTTATCAACTTTAAATCCTCTATTCAAACTTCTCACACAAACCTTTTCACTTCATGGAATCAATCAAATTCTCCCTGTAACTTCACCGGAATTCTCTGCAATTCCAACGGTTTCGTTTCACAAATCAATCTTCCAAACAGAACTCTAATGGGCACCCTTCCTTTTCATTCAATTTGCAACCTTCAATTTCTTGAGAAAATCTCTTTAGAATCAAACTTTTTGCATGGAAGCATCACTGAGGATTTGAAGAATTGCACAAACTTGAAGTACTTGGATTTGGGTGGAAATTTATTCACAGGAACATTTCCTGAGTTTTCATCTTTGAATAAATTAAAGTACTTGAATCTAAATGCAAGTGGAATTTCTGGGAACTTTCCATGGAAATCATTGGAAAATCTAACAACTCTCACTTTCTTAAGCCTTGGTGATAATCTCTTGGAAAAAAGCAATTTTCCTTTGGAGATTTTAAAgcttgaaaaattgtattggcTTTATCTAACTAATTGCAGCATTTTTGGAAATATTCCAATTGGTATTGGAAATCTAACTCAGCTTCAAAATCTTGAACTTTCTGACAACAATTTATCAGGTGAAATTCCAGCTGATATTGGAAAGCTTCAAAATTTAAGGCAACTTGAGATATATGATAATTACTTGAGTGGAAAAATTCCAATTGGATTTGGAAACCTTACAAATCTTGCTCAATTTGATGCTTCTAATAATCACCTTGAAGGTGATCTTTCTGAGCTAAGGtccttaaaaaatattgaatcttTGCAGCTTTTTCAGAACAAATTCTCAGGTGAGATTCCACAAGAGTTTGGTGATTTTAAGAATCTTACAGAACTTTCTCTTTAtgataacaaactcagtggtgtTCTTCCACAAAAGCTTGGTTCCTGGATAGGAATGGAATTCATAGATGTTTCAGATAATTCACTTTCTGGTCCTATACCGCCTGATATGTGCAAGAACAATCAAATAACTGAGATAGCAATGTTGAATAACAGTTTCACAGGAAGTATACCAGAAAATTATGCAAATTGCACAGCTTTGGTTCGTTTTAGATTAACAAAGAATTCACTTTCAGGTGTTGTTCCTTCAGGTATATGGGGTCTTCCAAATTTGGAGCTTTTTGATCTTGGAAGGAACCAATTTGAAGGTTCAATTTCATCTGATATTGGAAAAGCTAAATCTTTAGCTCAATTGTTTTTATCTGAGAATCAGTTTTCAGGTGAGTTACCAATGAAAATCTCAGAAGCTTCTTCTTTGGTATCGATTCAGTTAAGTTCGAATCAAATTTCGGGTCAAATACCAGAAACTATTGGAAAATTGAAGAAACTAACTAATCTTAGTTTGAATAAGAACAATCTTTCTGGTGTTTTACCAGATTCTATTGGTTCTTGTGTTTCTCTTACTGAAATTAACCTTGCTGATAACTCTATTTCTGGTGTGATTCCAACTAGTATTGGTTCTTTGCCTACCCTTAATTCATTGAACTTTTCTTCAAACAATTTTTCTGGTGAGATTCCATCAAGTTTATCATCTCTTAGACTTAGCCTTCTTGATTTATCAAACAACCAGTTATTTGGTTCCATACCAGAATCACTAGCTATATCAGCTTTCAAAGATGGTTTCATTGGAAATCCTGGTTTATGCAGCCAGATTTTGAAAGAATTTCAACCATGTTCCTTGGAATATCACGGCTCGAGGCGTATTCGAAACCTTATATTACTTCTCATTGCTGGTTTAATGGTACTTCTGATTGTTTCATCAGCATATTTCCTCTTCGTGAGACTGAAACAGAAGAACAAGTTTGAGAAGCCGG
Protein-coding sequences here:
- the LOC101507738 gene encoding receptor-like protein kinase 7 produces the protein MLAGVLIRHGSPPPIFLTTLFFLCLFTFSYSNELQSLINFKSSIQTSHTNLFTSWNQSNSPCNFTGILCNSNGFVSQINLPNRTLMGTLPFHSICNLQFLEKISLESNFLHGSITEDLKNCTNLKYLDLGGNLFTGTFPEFSSLNKLKYLNLNASGISGNFPWKSLENLTTLTFLSLGDNLLEKSNFPLEILKLEKLYWLYLTNCSIFGNIPIGIGNLTQLQNLELSDNNLSGEIPADIGKLQNLRQLEIYDNYLSGKIPIGFGNLTNLAQFDASNNHLEGDLSELRSLKNIESLQLFQNKFSGEIPQEFGDFKNLTELSLYDNKLSGVLPQKLGSWIGMEFIDVSDNSLSGPIPPDMCKNNQITEIAMLNNSFTGSIPENYANCTALVRFRLTKNSLSGVVPSGIWGLPNLELFDLGRNQFEGSISSDIGKAKSLAQLFLSENQFSGELPMKISEASSLVSIQLSSNQISGQIPETIGKLKKLTNLSLNKNNLSGVLPDSIGSCVSLTEINLADNSISGVIPTSIGSLPTLNSLNFSSNNFSGEIPSSLSSLRLSLLDLSNNQLFGSIPESLAISAFKDGFIGNPGLCSQILKEFQPCSLEYHGSRRIRNLILLLIAGLMVLLIVSSAYFLFVRLKQKNKFEKPVLKTNSWNFKQYHVLNINENEIIEGIKAENLIGKGGSGNVYKVVLKSGEIFAVKHIWTSNQSDYRSSSAMLKRSSRSPEYDAEVATLSSIRHVNVVKLYCSITSEDSSLLVYEFLPNGSLWERLHTCKKTQMMWEVRYEIALGAARGLEYLHHGCDRAVMHRDVKSSNILLDEEWKPRIADFGLAKIVQGGGGNWSHGIAGTLGYMAPEYAYTCKVTEKSDVYSFGVVLMELVTGKRPVEPEFGENKDIVGWVCSNIRSKESAFELVDSTISKKFKEDAIKVLRIAVLCTTKTPSSRPSMRMLVQMLEEAEPCAPTKVTVTIDG